From the Desulforhopalus sp. genome, one window contains:
- a CDS encoding MBOAT family protein — translation MVFSSIVFLFLFLPLVLVSYYLLPHRWRNLQLLLVSLFFYAWGEGIYTAVMLTSIIVNYFIGRAFTNKTGRARKRLLAFGVFLNLLPLLFFKYSPFIMKNLGALVSLPPAAGQWSVHLPLGISFFTFQIISYLVDVYRGTIAPQTNLPKLGLFKALFPLLIAGPIVRYKDIYFQLGVRKVTLAGFSHGIERFILGLGKKVLLANPLGQMADAVFSLPTQELSTAAVWIGATSYMLQIYFDFSGYSDMAIGLGRMFGFTFLENFNFPYISKSIQEFWRRWHISLSTWFRDYLYIPLGGNRRGDTATAVNLLIVFTICGLWHGASWNFLVWGLFHGFFLALERGRFGTVLKSTPAFVRLSYALLVVLVGWVFFRAESMDYAGKFIAVMFGFAATDILNYKVFSQLTPHFYSVYLSAIVCCTPLFSSIYFRGSQGDAAAIATGSGVVGIVKTVLLGALLMLSVSSLATGAYNPFIYFRF, via the coding sequence ATGGTTTTCAGTTCAATCGTTTTCCTTTTTCTCTTCCTGCCGCTGGTATTGGTCAGCTACTACCTGTTACCGCACCGGTGGCGCAACCTCCAGCTTCTTCTGGTTAGCCTGTTCTTTTATGCATGGGGCGAGGGGATTTATACCGCCGTCATGCTTACCTCGATTATTGTCAATTATTTTATCGGCCGTGCCTTTACCAACAAGACCGGCAGGGCTCGCAAGCGACTTCTCGCCTTCGGTGTCTTTCTCAATCTGCTGCCTTTGCTTTTTTTCAAGTATTCTCCGTTTATCATGAAAAATCTCGGGGCACTTGTCTCTTTGCCTCCCGCCGCCGGCCAGTGGTCGGTGCATCTGCCCCTGGGAATATCTTTTTTTACCTTTCAGATCATCTCGTATCTGGTTGACGTGTATCGGGGTACGATTGCCCCGCAAACCAACCTCCCGAAACTTGGACTATTCAAGGCCCTCTTCCCACTGCTCATAGCCGGGCCGATTGTACGTTATAAGGATATTTACTTCCAGCTTGGTGTCCGTAAGGTCACTCTTGCCGGCTTCTCCCACGGTATTGAACGATTTATCCTTGGCCTTGGTAAGAAGGTCCTTTTGGCCAATCCCCTCGGGCAGATGGCCGATGCGGTATTTTCCCTGCCGACGCAGGAGCTGTCGACCGCTGCGGTTTGGATTGGTGCTACCAGTTATATGCTGCAGATCTATTTTGACTTTTCCGGGTATTCCGACATGGCTATTGGCCTTGGCAGGATGTTCGGCTTTACCTTTCTCGAAAATTTCAACTTCCCTTATATTTCCAAATCTATCCAGGAGTTCTGGCGGCGCTGGCATATCTCTCTGTCGACCTGGTTCAGGGACTACCTGTATATCCCGCTGGGTGGCAATCGCCGGGGGGATACGGCCACCGCGGTAAATCTTCTCATCGTTTTCACTATTTGTGGACTGTGGCATGGGGCGAGCTGGAATTTTCTGGTATGGGGCCTGTTTCACGGCTTTTTCCTTGCCCTGGAACGGGGCCGGTTCGGGACTGTCCTGAAAAGCACACCGGCATTTGTCCGGTTATCGTACGCGCTCCTGGTTGTCCTTGTCGGCTGGGTGTTTTTTCGTGCCGAATCGATGGATTATGCCGGAAAGTTTATCGCGGTGATGTTCGGTTTTGCGGCGACCGATATTCTCAATTACAAGGTGTTCTCGCAGCTCACTCCACATTTTTACAGCGTCTATCTGTCAGCGATAGTGTGCTGCACACCGCTTTTTTCCAGCATTTACTTTCGCGGCTCACAGGGCGATGCTGCCGCGATCGCCACCGGTAGCGGGGTGGTAGGTATTGTCAAGACCGTACTCCTTGGCGCGCTTCTTATGCTCAGTGTCAGTTCTCTGGCGACTGGGGCGTATAATCCATTTATATATTTCAGGTTTTAG
- a CDS encoding sigma-54 dependent transcriptional regulator yields MPRILLAEDDEIMRISIYDRLRKYGWQVDEAEDGLKAMALFERNQYNLIISDIRMPGMDGLALLGQVRKQNPETDVIIMTAYGSIDDAINCLRTGAADYILKPFDLDDLIIRATRLLSHQAVRARCEVLEATCRQTHDKELIGRSPVMQQVYALIAQAAPTNATILITGESGTGKELAARAIHKASPRRDKPFVSINCAAIPEGLMESELFGHERGAFTGADLRRKGKFELADNGTLLLDELGDLPGPLQAKLLRVLQESQFERVGGSKSIRVDVRILACTAKDLQKEVTEGRFRQDLLYRLQVIPLRMPPLREHKEDIDELCAAFLQEFNALHGRSARITSEALQCLKQYDFPGNARELRNLMERASVLSRGPEITPADLPFELTQAASQPTADLNLSAQLAVAEKAFLQTALRQSHGNRTEAAQLLGISRKNLWEKMKTYNLE; encoded by the coding sequence ATGCCACGAATACTCCTTGCTGAAGACGACGAGATCATGCGCATCTCGATTTACGACCGCCTGCGCAAATACGGCTGGCAGGTTGACGAGGCGGAAGACGGCCTCAAGGCCATGGCCCTTTTTGAAAGAAATCAGTACAACCTGATCATCTCCGACATCCGCATGCCCGGCATGGACGGCCTTGCCCTCCTCGGTCAGGTACGCAAACAAAATCCGGAGACCGACGTCATCATCATGACCGCCTACGGCTCCATCGACGATGCCATCAACTGCCTGCGCACCGGTGCCGCCGATTATATCCTCAAGCCCTTCGACCTCGACGACCTGATCATCCGCGCCACCCGCCTCCTCAGCCATCAGGCGGTCAGGGCCCGCTGCGAGGTCCTTGAGGCCACCTGCCGGCAAACCCATGACAAGGAGCTTATCGGCAGGAGTCCGGTGATGCAGCAGGTCTACGCCCTCATTGCCCAGGCGGCGCCCACCAATGCCACCATCCTCATCACCGGCGAATCGGGCACCGGCAAGGAACTGGCGGCCAGGGCCATCCATAAGGCCAGCCCACGCCGTGACAAACCCTTTGTCTCGATCAACTGTGCAGCCATCCCCGAGGGCCTCATGGAATCCGAGCTGTTCGGCCATGAGCGGGGGGCCTTTACCGGTGCTGATCTGCGCCGCAAGGGCAAATTCGAGTTGGCCGACAACGGCACCCTGCTTCTCGATGAGCTGGGCGATCTGCCCGGCCCCCTGCAGGCCAAACTCCTCAGGGTCCTGCAGGAAAGCCAGTTTGAACGGGTCGGCGGCAGCAAGTCGATCCGGGTCGATGTGCGGATTCTCGCCTGCACCGCAAAAGATCTGCAAAAAGAAGTCACCGAGGGACGGTTTCGCCAGGATCTCCTCTATCGCCTGCAGGTTATTCCGCTCAGAATGCCGCCGCTGCGCGAACACAAGGAAGACATCGACGAACTCTGCGCCGCCTTTTTACAGGAATTCAACGCCCTGCACGGCCGTTCGGCACGGATCACCAGCGAGGCCCTGCAGTGTCTGAAGCAGTACGACTTCCCCGGCAATGCCCGGGAGCTGCGCAACCTCATGGAAAGGGCCTCGGTGCTCAGCCGCGGCCCGGAGATCACCCCCGCCGACCTGCCCTTTGAACTCACCCAGGCAGCGAGCCAGCCCACCGCCGATCTCAATCTCAGCGCCCAACTGGCCGTCGCCGAGAAGGCCTTCCTGCAAACCGCCCTGCGACAAAGCCACGGCAACCGCACCGAGGCAGCGCAACTCCTCGGTATAAGCAGGAAAAACCTCTGGGAAAAGATGAAGACCTACAACCTGGAATAA
- a CDS encoding ATP-binding protein yields the protein MDEEKAKIDASQGSGRFFRLPQRPIFYGIRQKLIAIFVVIKVLPLIALALFAANQIGMLGDTVKEKSEEMVGDTRNLVTTIGGLASENSVRALDLKSREAIERLTTDTALAVADFLHARDNDILLASELPVDTSNYQQFLAMRLKKVIFHRDWVLNQDGNQWVPPPDDTEPAPNVSASTADNERDFHYRQPQRFPISLKLPLYHEITFIDLQGQEKIKVSNSSLLGRELRDVSKPENTWCRAETYFAELTKLLQGEIYVSQVIGPYLPSPVIGPYTPAAAEKKNIPFEPEKAGYAGKENPRGKRFQGIIRWACPVYRDGTRIGYVTLALDHTHVMEFTDHLMPTDERYSDISDAGAGNYAFMWDFAGRNISHARDYFIVGYDPETGEQAVPWLPSEHYQLWLSQGKSFSKFEQLAPRFQQQSLQKKPAKQLTDAGMLGLDCRYLDFAPQCTGWNDLTQHGGSGSFLILWSGLWKLTTAATIPYFTGMYKNTPRGFGYVTIGANVDEFHAAATETGTRINALTKEYEENLDQRKTGILQLIDSLLGTTISNLTISTALMVVAVVLIAIWMASTFTGKITAIIDGIKRFQAGNFEARLRVTSRDELAQLADAFNEMSDNIQDSITEIRTAKESAEQSDKAKSMFLANMSHEIRTPMNAIIGMSRLALDRSENPEQQKLLEAVKSSADSLLSVINDILDFSKIEAGQLDLDNHTFSLHSLVQSTMKSVSVLAEGKNLEVGYGIAENVPDFIRGDQMRLRQILLNLLGNAVKFTKRGLVSLEIKKTGETAGQIRLSFTVRDTGIGIAEEHLEMIFDRFSQSDESISRRHQGAGLGLAISRKLCHLMGGDIMVTSEVGVGSTFIFTLLFDEPAAEEKIAQETPVDPEAAHARCLHILLVEDSEVNRDLARMVLENEGHSVTTAENGMNALQKLGEVEVDVVLMDIQMPEFDGFTTTQIIRSCETGSRLVRPIPEGIERNLRDRLHGRHQQIIALTAHAMRGDKEKCLLAGMDDYLTKPFMPDQVAAVLQQRVVATVPKPAANTEAGPSIEAGYRPGSLYERARHNLAAAYSLDDEKISGLLRSSSTVTQDTLAKMFDAAITGNLPELRSLAHSLKGLLLNLRLHEEAGLAEKLQNSIDAGEEIDALAIVQELRKALEDFTGE from the coding sequence GTGGATGAGGAAAAGGCAAAAATTGACGCATCACAGGGTTCTGGGAGATTCTTCCGGCTACCGCAACGACCGATTTTTTATGGCATCCGCCAGAAACTGATCGCCATTTTCGTCGTTATCAAGGTCTTGCCGCTTATTGCCCTGGCCCTCTTTGCCGCCAACCAGATCGGCATGCTCGGCGATACCGTCAAGGAAAAGTCGGAAGAAATGGTCGGCGACACCCGCAACCTGGTGACCACCATCGGCGGCCTGGCCTCGGAGAACTCGGTCAGGGCCCTCGACCTGAAATCGCGAGAGGCAATCGAACGGCTGACCACCGATACCGCCCTGGCAGTGGCCGATTTTCTCCATGCCCGGGATAATGACATCCTTCTCGCCTCGGAATTGCCGGTTGATACATCGAATTACCAGCAATTCCTGGCAATGCGCCTGAAAAAGGTCATCTTTCACCGGGACTGGGTACTCAATCAGGACGGCAACCAATGGGTCCCTCCCCCGGATGACACCGAGCCTGCCCCGAATGTCTCCGCCTCGACTGCCGACAACGAAAGGGATTTCCACTATCGCCAGCCACAACGTTTTCCAATCTCGCTGAAACTGCCGCTGTACCACGAAATCACCTTTATTGATCTGCAAGGCCAGGAGAAGATCAAGGTCTCCAACTCCAGCCTCCTCGGCAGGGAATTGCGTGACGTCTCCAAACCGGAAAACACCTGGTGCCGCGCCGAGACCTACTTCGCCGAGCTCACCAAGCTGCTCCAGGGGGAGATTTACGTCTCGCAGGTCATCGGCCCGTATCTGCCCTCGCCGGTCATCGGCCCCTATACCCCAGCCGCGGCAGAGAAGAAAAACATCCCCTTTGAACCGGAAAAAGCCGGCTACGCCGGCAAGGAAAACCCGAGGGGCAAGCGGTTCCAGGGCATCATTCGCTGGGCCTGCCCGGTGTATCGGGACGGCACCCGAATCGGTTATGTCACCCTAGCCCTTGACCACACCCATGTCATGGAATTTACGGATCATCTGATGCCGACCGATGAGCGGTACTCGGATATCTCCGATGCCGGTGCCGGCAACTATGCCTTCATGTGGGACTTTGCCGGGCGGAATATCTCCCATGCCCGCGACTACTTTATTGTCGGCTATGACCCTGAGACCGGCGAACAGGCAGTGCCCTGGCTGCCCTCCGAGCATTACCAGCTGTGGCTGAGTCAGGGCAAATCATTCAGCAAATTCGAGCAGTTGGCCCCGCGATTTCAGCAGCAGTCACTGCAGAAAAAACCAGCCAAACAGCTCACCGACGCCGGGATGCTCGGGCTTGACTGCCGCTATCTCGACTTCGCACCGCAATGCACCGGCTGGAATGACCTGACCCAGCACGGCGGGTCGGGATCCTTTCTTATCCTCTGGAGCGGCCTGTGGAAGCTGACCACCGCCGCGACCATTCCCTACTTCACCGGGATGTACAAAAACACCCCGCGAGGCTTCGGATATGTGACCATCGGCGCCAATGTCGACGAGTTTCATGCCGCTGCCACCGAAACCGGCACCCGGATCAATGCCCTCACCAAGGAATATGAGGAAAACCTCGATCAAAGAAAGACCGGCATCCTGCAACTCATCGATTCTCTACTTGGTACCACCATCAGTAACCTGACCATTTCAACCGCCTTGATGGTGGTAGCGGTCGTCCTCATTGCCATCTGGATGGCATCGACCTTTACCGGCAAGATTACCGCGATTATCGATGGCATAAAACGCTTTCAGGCGGGAAACTTCGAGGCGCGGCTGCGGGTTACCAGCCGTGACGAGCTTGCCCAGCTGGCGGATGCCTTCAACGAAATGTCGGATAATATCCAGGATTCGATAACTGAAATCCGTACCGCCAAGGAAAGTGCCGAACAATCGGACAAGGCCAAGAGCATGTTCCTCGCCAATATGTCCCATGAGATCAGGACCCCGATGAACGCCATCATCGGCATGAGCAGACTCGCCCTCGACCGCAGTGAAAACCCCGAGCAGCAGAAACTGCTTGAAGCGGTGAAGTCCTCCGCCGATTCTTTGCTGTCGGTGATCAACGATATCCTCGATTTTTCGAAGATCGAGGCCGGTCAGCTCGATCTCGACAACCACACCTTCTCCCTCCACTCCCTGGTGCAGTCGACCATGAAATCGGTGTCGGTTCTGGCCGAGGGGAAAAACCTGGAGGTAGGCTACGGTATTGCTGAAAATGTCCCGGATTTCATCCGGGGCGATCAGATGCGCCTGCGCCAGATCCTCCTCAATCTGCTTGGTAATGCGGTAAAATTCACCAAGAGGGGGCTGGTCAGTCTGGAGATCAAAAAAACCGGCGAGACGGCGGGACAAATTCGTCTCAGTTTTACCGTCCGCGACACCGGTATCGGCATTGCCGAGGAACACCTGGAAATGATCTTTGACAGATTTTCCCAGAGCGACGAGTCAATCTCCAGAAGACATCAGGGGGCGGGGCTCGGCCTGGCCATCAGCAGAAAGCTCTGCCACTTGATGGGTGGTGATATTATGGTAACCAGCGAGGTTGGCGTGGGGAGCACCTTTATCTTTACCCTGCTGTTTGATGAACCGGCCGCAGAGGAAAAAATAGCCCAGGAAACACCGGTTGATCCCGAGGCGGCACATGCCCGCTGCCTGCACATCCTGCTGGTTGAGGACAGCGAGGTGAACAGGGATCTGGCGCGGATGGTGCTTGAGAATGAAGGGCACTCGGTGACCACCGCCGAAAACGGCATGAACGCCCTGCAAAAACTCGGCGAAGTGGAGGTCGACGTCGTCCTCATGGATATTCAAATGCCTGAATTCGATGGCTTTACCACGACCCAGATCATTCGTAGCTGCGAGACCGGCAGCCGCCTCGTGCGGCCCATCCCCGAAGGAATTGAACGCAATCTGCGGGATCGCCTGCACGGACGGCATCAGCAAATTATCGCCCTGACCGCCCATGCCATGCGTGGCGACAAGGAAAAATGCCTGCTGGCCGGGATGGACGATTACCTGACCAAGCCCTTCATGCCGGACCAAGTAGCAGCGGTTCTCCAGCAGCGTGTGGTTGCTACGGTGCCGAAACCGGCGGCAAACACCGAGGCCGGTCCCTCCATAGAAGCTGGATACCGCCCCGGCAGCCTGTATGAAAGGGCCAGGCACAACCTTGCCGCCGCCTACTCCTTGGACGACGAGAAAATTTCCGGCCTGCTGCGGAGCAGTAGTACCGTTACCCAAGACACCCTGGCCAAGATGTTTGACGCTGCAATCACTGGAAATTTGCCGGAACTGCGTTCCCTCGCCCACTCTTTAAAAGGACTTCTCCTCAATCTTCGCCTCCATGAAGAGGCAGGGCTTGCGGAAAAACTGCAAAACAGCATTGATGCCGGCGAGGAGATTGACGCCCTGGCAATCGTTCAGGAACTGCGCAAGGCCTTGGAGGATTTTACCGGAGAATAG
- the nrfA gene encoding ammonia-forming cytochrome c nitrite reductase yields MKTSKKLLRATLATFASLALLSSPYLAGAADQKAESKNPVVKEKGVEAKNEEWAKHYPRQYATWKETSKSEELTDMLKKKPQLPVLWAGYPFAKDYNAPRGHFYAIQDNVNTLRTGAPVSPITGPLPTACWTCKSPDVPRLIQEVGEKEYFTGKWAKYGSEVVNPIGCGDCHDSKTGELTLTRDYLKRGLAATGVDVAKVSKSDMRSLVCAQCHSEYYFKKTEEADAKGDKKVTMTVTFPWDKGFKGEDVEAYYDAINFSDWTHAISKAPMLKAQHPDYELFVSGIHGRRGLSCADCHMPTKKDGDVTFSDHRIASPLDGNIANTCLNCHDQSEEEFKDWLTIKLQRKDELMDLAMNGLAKAHLEAGKAWEAGATAEEMKDILQDIRHGQWRWDYSIAGHGSYFHNPEETLRLLAQAGDKAQQARVKLAAVLAKHGVVGYQVPDFSTKEKAQALAGINMEKEIAEKQAFKGALLQEWNKEAVAKGRLNMDSRKGMSDKSSYTK; encoded by the coding sequence ATGAAGACATCGAAGAAGCTGTTGCGTGCCACCCTGGCGACGTTTGCCTCGCTTGCCCTGCTGAGCTCACCGTATCTGGCCGGTGCGGCCGATCAAAAAGCTGAGAGCAAGAATCCGGTGGTGAAGGAAAAGGGTGTTGAGGCGAAAAACGAGGAGTGGGCGAAGCACTATCCCCGCCAGTACGCCACCTGGAAAGAGACCAGCAAGAGTGAGGAGCTGACGGACATGCTGAAGAAAAAGCCGCAGCTGCCGGTACTCTGGGCCGGCTATCCCTTCGCCAAGGATTATAACGCCCCGCGCGGTCACTTTTATGCCATTCAGGACAACGTCAACACCCTGCGTACCGGCGCGCCGGTAAGCCCGATCACTGGCCCGCTGCCCACCGCCTGCTGGACCTGTAAGTCGCCCGATGTGCCCCGTTTGATTCAAGAAGTCGGTGAGAAGGAATATTTTACCGGGAAATGGGCAAAATACGGCAGTGAGGTGGTCAATCCGATCGGCTGCGGCGATTGCCACGACAGCAAGACCGGTGAGCTGACCCTGACCCGCGATTATCTGAAACGCGGTCTTGCCGCCACCGGAGTCGATGTCGCCAAGGTCAGCAAGAGCGATATGCGTTCACTGGTTTGTGCCCAGTGCCACTCCGAGTACTACTTCAAGAAGACTGAAGAGGCCGATGCCAAAGGTGACAAGAAGGTCACCATGACCGTCACCTTCCCGTGGGATAAAGGCTTCAAGGGTGAGGATGTCGAGGCCTACTACGATGCCATCAATTTCTCCGACTGGACCCACGCCATCAGCAAGGCGCCGATGCTCAAGGCCCAGCACCCTGACTATGAGCTGTTCGTCAGCGGCATCCACGGCCGCCGCGGCCTGTCCTGCGCCGACTGCCATATGCCGACGAAGAAGGACGGCGACGTCACCTTCTCCGACCACCGCATTGCCAGCCCGCTCGACGGCAACATCGCCAACACCTGTCTGAACTGTCACGACCAGTCGGAAGAAGAGTTCAAGGACTGGCTGACCATCAAGCTGCAGCGCAAGGACGAGCTGATGGATCTGGCGATGAACGGTTTGGCCAAGGCCCACCTTGAGGCCGGCAAGGCCTGGGAAGCCGGTGCTACTGCCGAGGAGATGAAGGACATTCTCCAGGACATCCGGCATGGCCAGTGGCGCTGGGATTATTCCATCGCCGGACATGGCAGCTACTTCCATAACCCGGAAGAGACCCTGCGTCTTCTCGCCCAGGCGGGTGACAAGGCCCAGCAGGCTCGGGTGAAACTGGCGGCGGTGCTCGCCAAGCACGGGGTGGTTGGCTATCAGGTTCCCGATTTCTCCACCAAGGAGAAGGCGCAGGCCCTGGCCGGAATCAATATGGAGAAAGAGATAGCCGAGAAACAAGCCTTCAAGGGTGCCCTCCTCCAGGAATGGAATAAGGAAGCGGTGGCTAAAGGCCGGTTGAATATGGATTCGCGCAAAGGTATGAGCGACAAGAGTTCCTACACCAAATAA
- a CDS encoding chemotaxis protein, with amino-acid sequence MSSSIEEAVQRTNLSLSNQMEMLVFRLTDKQLYGINVFKIIEIVECPKRIDRMPESHPAIRGVVDFRGKAIVVIDLSQAVGLPAKNTVDELAYLIICEYNRQLTAFIIDSPDTLMTRSWSDIHKPKGVRAKSLVAIAYNDDNEAVMLLDIETILVEVVGLDKGLDGPARTGDSRDWSSLRILLVDDSRTALLMLQTLLDTLGCKYTSVQSASEALDFLGSGQGEGRVPVDMVISDIEMPGMDGFTLTRTIREIPAFRDLKIMLHSSMSNPTNLIKAKQVGANDFVAKFDPAFLAERIATLCGLAP; translated from the coding sequence ATGTCGTCAAGTATCGAAGAGGCCGTACAACGAACCAATCTGTCACTGTCAAATCAGATGGAGATGCTCGTCTTCCGCCTGACCGATAAGCAGCTCTACGGCATAAATGTCTTTAAGATCATCGAGATTGTCGAATGTCCGAAACGAATCGATCGCATGCCCGAGTCGCATCCGGCGATCCGTGGTGTTGTCGACTTTCGCGGTAAGGCAATTGTCGTCATCGATTTGTCGCAGGCGGTAGGGTTGCCGGCCAAAAACACCGTCGACGAGCTGGCCTATCTCATCATCTGCGAATATAACCGGCAGCTCACCGCCTTTATCATCGACTCGCCGGATACCCTGATGACCAGGAGCTGGAGCGATATCCACAAACCCAAGGGGGTGCGGGCCAAATCCCTGGTGGCGATTGCCTATAATGACGACAACGAGGCGGTCATGCTCCTCGATATTGAAACAATTTTGGTCGAGGTGGTAGGTCTTGACAAGGGCCTGGATGGACCGGCGCGCACCGGTGACAGCCGTGACTGGTCGTCACTTCGCATTCTGCTGGTGGATGATTCGCGAACCGCCCTGCTCATGCTGCAAACCCTCCTCGATACGCTGGGCTGCAAATATACCTCCGTGCAGTCGGCATCGGAGGCACTCGACTTTCTCGGGTCCGGTCAGGGAGAAGGCCGGGTTCCGGTCGACATGGTCATCTCCGACATTGAAATGCCCGGTATGGACGGTTTCACCCTGACCCGGACGATCCGGGAGATCCCGGCCTTCCGGGATCTGAAGATCATGCTGCATAGTTCGATGAGCAACCCCACCAATCTGATCAAGGCAAAACAGGTCGGTGCCAATGATTTTGTCGCCAAATTTGATCCGGCCTTCCTTGCCGAACGTATCGCCACCTTATGCGGATTGGCGCCCTGA
- a CDS encoding quinone oxidoreductase, protein MPHAIRMYSTGGPEVLQWQAYDPGPPGPGEVRLVHEAIGLNFIDVYHRSGLYPLPALPATPGLEGAGLVEEVGDGVSDFQKGDRVAYAGVPPGAYAEVRCIPAHRLVKLPETITSRDAASIMLQGMTARYLLKGCYPVGPGTTLLIHAAAGGVGSLVCQWARHLGATTIGTVGSPEKARQAEANGCTHTILYGQEDFAARVKELTKGQGVDVVYDSIGRSTFMKSLDCLRPMGTMVSFGQSSGPLGPFDIGLLAQKGSLFLTRPSLMHYTARREDLLAHAADLFAVVSAGAVKSQIRQEYPLRDAARAHRDLEERKTTGSSILIP, encoded by the coding sequence ATGCCCCATGCAATCAGAATGTATTCGACCGGCGGCCCGGAGGTCCTTCAATGGCAAGCTTATGATCCAGGGCCACCGGGGCCGGGAGAGGTGCGGCTGGTCCATGAGGCCATCGGTCTCAATTTTATCGACGTCTACCACCGCAGCGGCCTGTATCCCCTGCCAGCGCTTCCGGCAACCCCCGGACTTGAAGGGGCCGGCCTGGTTGAGGAGGTCGGTGACGGGGTTAGCGATTTCCAAAAAGGTGATCGGGTCGCCTACGCCGGCGTACCACCGGGGGCCTATGCCGAGGTACGCTGCATCCCCGCCCACCGGCTGGTTAAACTGCCCGAGACCATTACCAGCCGCGATGCGGCAAGTATCATGCTGCAGGGCATGACGGCGCGCTATCTGTTGAAAGGCTGTTATCCGGTTGGTCCTGGAACTACCCTGCTCATCCATGCGGCGGCCGGCGGTGTCGGCTCACTGGTCTGCCAGTGGGCAAGGCACCTCGGCGCCACCACCATCGGCACGGTCGGCAGCCCGGAGAAGGCCCGCCAGGCCGAGGCAAACGGCTGCACCCACACCATCCTCTACGGCCAGGAGGATTTTGCCGCCCGGGTGAAAGAACTCACCAAAGGACAAGGAGTGGATGTGGTCTACGACTCGATCGGCCGATCGACCTTTATGAAGTCCCTTGATTGTCTGCGGCCCATGGGCACCATGGTTTCCTTTGGCCAGTCCTCCGGCCCTCTGGGACCATTTGACATCGGTCTTCTTGCCCAGAAGGGCTCGCTGTTTTTGACCAGGCCCAGCCTGATGCACTACACTGCCAGGCGCGAGGATCTCCTGGCCCACGCCGCCGATCTTTTTGCGGTCGTTAGCGCCGGGGCGGTAAAAAGCCAGATCAGGCAGGAATACCCCCTGCGCGACGCTGCCCGGGCCCACCGCGATCTTGAAGAGCGAAAGACAACGGGGAGCTCGATCCTTATTCCCTAG